Proteins encoded together in one Macadamia integrifolia cultivar HAES 741 chromosome 8, SCU_Mint_v3, whole genome shotgun sequence window:
- the LOC122086193 gene encoding probable carboxylesterase 8 yields MEEDTFNSSDQDISKQNLSLSLSIYIYIYIYIYVCVEKEANRYYSIFFFSIMAEQSMAVSSVDPSEQFIILRKPDGTITLKYPAPEIPPTGDDIDADVFTKDVPLNEAKGTSVRIYRPRNATKGSKLPLIIFYHGGGFILFSVASLPYNEQCIRMAREFPAIIVSIDYRLAPEHRLPAAYEDGVEAVQWIKNQASGEPWLRDYVDFSKCFIMGSSAGGTMVYHVALRLYNLGLDQLQPLKIIGLILNQPFFGAVQRTASELRLLNDKILPLSSTDLMWDLSLPIGTDRDHEYCNPLPKGLSELEIKALKSQSCLVCFMGEDPLMDGQKEFMKMLEESGVKFVKYFDEKSYHAIEIFEPEKGHPGLSKAIKEFIYQSKHGY; encoded by the coding sequence ATGGAGGAAGACACCTTCAATTCCTCTGACCAGgatatatcaaaacaaaatctctctctctctctctctatatatatatatatatatatatatatatatgtgtgtgtggaAAAGGAAGCTAATCGATAttatagcattttttttttctccatcatGGCAGAACAATCAATGGCAGTAAGCTCCGTTGATCCCTCCGAGCAATTCATTATACTCCGAAAACCCGACGGCACAATCACCCTGAAGTATCCAGCCCCCGAAATACCACCCACCGGCGACGACATCGATGCGGACGTGTTCACCAAAGACGTTCCATTAAATGAAGCCAAAGGCACCTCCGTCAGAATCTACCGCCCCAGAAACGCCACCAAGGGTTCCAAACTGCCTCTCATAATCTTCTACCATGGAGGTGGTTTCATCCTCTTCAGCGTCGCTTCTCTACCTTACAACGAACAATGCATCCGCATGGCCCGTGAATTCCCAGCCATCATAGTCTCCATCGATTACCGTCTCGCTCCCGAGCACCGCCTCCCCGCGGCATACGAAGACGGCGTCGAAGCAGTTCAGTGGATCAAGAATCAAGCCTCCGGCGAGCCTTGGCTGAGAGACTACGTCGATTTCTCAAAGTGTTTCATCATGGGCAGCAGCGCCGGTGGGACTATGGTTTATCATGTTGCCCTCCGGTTATATAATTTGGGATTAGATCAACTTCAGCCTTTGAAGATCATTGGGTTGATACTGAACCAACCCTTCTTCGGTGCCGTCCAAAGGACAGCATCGGAGCTGAGATTGTTAAACGACAAGATCTTGCCATTGTCATCGACGGATCTGATGTGGGACTTGTCTTTGCCAATCGGCACCGATCGTGATCACGAGTATTGTAACCCTTTACCCAAGGGGTTATCGGAATTGGAGATCAAAGCTTTGAAGAGCCAGAGCTGCTTGGTTTGTTTCATGGGAGAGGACCCGTTGATGGATGGACAGAAGGAGTTCATGAAGATGTTGGAAGAGAGTGGAGTCAAGTTTGTGAAGTATTTCGATGAAAAATCTTACCATGCTATTGAAATCTTTGAGCCTGAAAAGGGTCATCCGGGTCTGTCCAAAGCCATTAAGGAATTCATCTACCAATCCAAGCACGGCTACTGA
- the LOC122087525 gene encoding probable carboxylesterase 8 has protein sequence MADQSTPVSTVDPYEQLSLVRNPDGTITRNSPVPEVPTTGDGVDADVFTKDVPLNAANATSVRIYRPRSATKGSKLPVIIFYHGGGFILFRAASLPFHDLCVRMALELPAIIVSVDYRLAPEHRLPAAYEDGVEAVQWIKNQASDESNGEPWLRDYVDFSKCFIMGSSAGGNMVYYVALRLYSLGLVQLQPVKISGLILNQPFFGAVQRTPSELRLLNDKIVPLPSTDLMWELSLPIGTDRDHEYCNPLLKGLSESEIEALNSQGCLVCIGGEDPLLDGQKEFIKLLEKSGVKFVEFYDEKAYHAIELFEPEKGQGLFNAIREFIY, from the coding sequence ATGGCGGATCAATCTACGCCAGTAAGCACCGTTGATCCCTACGAGCAACTCAGTCTCGTCCGAAACCCAGACGGGACAATCACCAGAAACTCCCCAGTCCCCGAAGTACCAACCACCGGCGACGGCGTCGATGCCGACGTGTTCACGAAAGACGTTCCATTAAATGCAGCCAACGCCACCTCCGTCAGAATCTACCGTCCCAGAAGCGCCACCAAGGGTTCCAAATTACCTGTCATAATCTTCTACCACGGTGGTGGTTTCATCCTCTTCAGAGCTGCTTCTCTACCTTTCCATGACCTATGCGTCCGCATGGCCCTTGAACTCCCCGCCATCATCGTCTCCGTCGATTACCGTCTGGCTCCCGAACACCGCCTCCCCGCGGCATACGAAGACGGGGTCGAAGCCGTCCAGTGGATCAAAAATCAAGCCTCAGATGAATCAAACGGGGAGCCTTGGCTGAGAGACTACGTCGATTTCTCTAAGTGTTTCATCATGGGCAGTAGCGCCGGTGGGAATATGGTCTACTATGTTGCCCTTCGGTTATATAGTTTGGGATTAGTTCAACTTCAACCTGTGAAGATCAGTGGGTTGATTTTAAACCAACCCTTCTTCGGAGCAGTCCAGAGGACACCATCGGAATTGAGATTGTTAAACGACAAGATCGTGCCGTTGCCGTCGACGGACTTGATGTGGGAATTGTCTTTGCCGATCGGCACCGACCGTGATCATGAATACTGTAACCCTTTACTGAAAGGGTTGTCGGAATCGGAGATTGAAGCTTTGAACAGTCAAGGATGCTTGGTTTGCATCGGGGGAGAGGACCCGTTATTGGATGGGCAGAAGGAGTTTataaaattgttggagaagagTGGAGTAAAGTTCGTGGAGTTTTATGATGAAAAAGCTTACCATGCTATTGAACTGTTTGAGCCTGAAAAGGGTCAGGGTCTGTTCAATGCCATTAGAGAATTCATCTACTGA
- the LOC122085650 gene encoding probable carboxylesterase 8 — protein MADQSTPVSTVDPYEYLSLVRNPDGTITRNSPAPEVPPNSDGVDADVFTKDVPLNEANATSVRIYRPRSATKGSKLPVIIFYHGGGFILFRAASLPFNDLCVRMARELPAIIVSVDYRLAPEHRLPAAYEDGVEAVQWIKNQASDESNGEPWLRDYVDFSKCFIMGSSAGGNMVYYVALRLSSLGLEQLQPVKISGLILNQPYFGAVQRTASELRLLKDNIEPLPLTDLMWELSLPIGTDRDHEYCNPSLKGLSESEIEALNSQGCLVCIGGEDTLLDWQKEFLKMLEKSGVKFVEFYDEKAYHAIELSEPEKGQGLFKAIREFIY, from the coding sequence ATGGCGGATCAATCTACGCCTGTAAGCACCGTTGATCCCTACGAGTATCTCAGTCTCGTCCGAAACCCAGACGGGACAATCACCCGAAACTCCCCGGCCCCCGAAGTACCACCAAATAGCGACGGCGTCGATGCCGACGTGTTCACGAAAGACGTTCCTCTAAATGAAGCCAACGCCACCTCCGTCAGAATCTACCGCCCCAGAAGCGCCACTAAGGGTTCCAAATTGCCTGTCATAATCTTCTACCACGGAGGTGGTTTCATCCTCTTCAGAGCCGCTTCTCTACCTTTCAATGACTTATGCGTCCGCATGGCCCGTGAACTCCCGGCCATCATCGTCTCCGTCGATTACCGTCTCGCTCCCGAACACCGCCTCCCCGCGGCATACGAAGACGGCGTCGAAGCCGTCCAATGGATAAAAAATCAAGCCTCAGATGAATCCAACGGCGAGCCTTGGCTGAGAGACTACGTCGATTTCTCCAAGTGTTTCATCATGGGCAGCAGCGCCGGTGGAAATATGGTCTATTATGTTGCCCTCCGGTTATCGAGTTTGGGATTAGAACAACTTCAACCTGTGAAGATTAGTGGGTTGATTCTAAACCAACCCTACTTCGGAGCAGTCCAGAGGACAGCATCGGAGTTGAGACTTTTAAAAGACAATATCGAGCCGTTGCCGTTGACGGACCTGATGTGGGAATTGTCTTTGCCGATCGGCACCGATCGTGATCACGAGTACTGTAACCCTTCACTGAAGGGGTTATCGGAATCGGAGATCGAAGCTTTGAACAGCCAAGGATGCTTGGTTTGCATCGGGGGAGAGGATACGTTATTGGATTGGCAGAAGGAGTTTTTAAAGATGTTGGAGAAGAGTGGAGTGAAGTTCGTGGAGTTCTATGATGAAAAGGCTTACCATGCTATTGAACTGTCTGAGCCTGAAAAGGGTCAGGGTCTGTTCAAGGCCATTAGAGAATTCATATACTGA